A single region of the Streptomyces caelestis genome encodes:
- a CDS encoding WXG100 family type VII secretion target encodes MAKDLDITYQDMREAAKHVVKEKEKLQEKLEGLRKYINNLVQSGYVTKSSSKAFDENFDEFVQGTKTTLDGLDGMGDYLTMAADKFEQIDEELAKQARK; translated from the coding sequence ATGGCCAAGGATCTTGACATCACATATCAGGACATGCGGGAAGCTGCCAAGCATGTCGTGAAGGAGAAGGAAAAGCTCCAGGAGAAGCTCGAGGGCCTCCGCAAGTACATCAACAACCTCGTGCAGTCCGGCTACGTCACGAAGAGCTCGTCCAAGGCGTTCGACGAGAACTTCGACGAGTTCGTGCAGGGCACGAAGACCACGCTGGACGGTCTCGACGGCATGGGTGACTACCTGACCATGGCTGCCGACAAGTTCGAGCAGATCGATGAGGAGCTGGCGAAGCAGGCTCGCAAGTAG
- a CDS encoding WXG100 family type VII secretion target produces MGDHIKADLAAIKQCSRDLTKIHGEFERNGNPADEYGQAVGHGGLKDAFGEFGDTWKKTRKKLMKELEQLAEFTRTAAKAYDEIDQELAKAIRDAKAQSKGKK; encoded by the coding sequence ATGGGGGACCACATAAAGGCGGATCTCGCCGCCATCAAACAGTGCTCACGAGACCTGACAAAGATTCATGGCGAGTTCGAGCGGAACGGCAATCCTGCGGACGAGTACGGTCAGGCGGTAGGCCACGGTGGGCTCAAGGATGCCTTCGGAGAATTCGGGGATACCTGGAAGAAAACGCGCAAGAAACTGATGAAGGAACTTGAGCAGCTGGCCGAATTCACGCGTACCGCCGCCAAGGCGTACGACGAGATCGACCAGGAACTGGCCAAGGCCATACGTGATGCCAAGGCGCAGAGCAAGGGGAAGAAGTGA
- a CDS encoding putative T7SS-secreted protein: protein MSRTDADWPPLWHDDPTPGDPEEVAELGRKLRKMADMIEEQSRVIKALASVEGWDSEAGKGFHELAGGTADKLKKSFERYDEAAKAIGEDVREGSSDQFASEMRRAQRKADKALADYREAKADHDLADDEVKKFTEKYPAQNIPAADKEEYERWVKKRDEALHRIGDARRAVKDAREIYDDAGDKAARHIRNVVHHDAVRDPGGFMNLLADWADMLSNISAVLSVLAVICAFVPPLQFLAPVFAALAVVTSAAALAGHAYDMTVRGGKVDWMKLGADALGVFPGLGALKGIKALKGVKGLAKLKVGGSAALRGVGDNFMNGIAVKGVNWALGKAGRSAIEGRKITGVIKGAGLGSALHRMLSGENGERTGYQEPAASTPTPTPTPTPSPSPGPAPNVSPKPFNAALAA, encoded by the coding sequence GTGAGCAGGACCGACGCCGACTGGCCGCCTCTGTGGCACGACGACCCGACACCGGGTGACCCGGAGGAAGTCGCCGAACTGGGACGCAAGTTGCGCAAGATGGCCGACATGATCGAGGAACAGTCCCGGGTCATCAAGGCGCTTGCTTCGGTGGAGGGTTGGGACAGTGAGGCCGGAAAGGGCTTCCATGAACTGGCTGGCGGCACGGCGGACAAGCTGAAGAAGTCCTTCGAGCGCTATGACGAAGCGGCCAAGGCCATCGGGGAGGACGTGCGCGAAGGCAGCTCGGACCAGTTCGCCAGCGAAATGCGCCGCGCGCAGCGGAAGGCGGACAAGGCGCTCGCCGACTACCGTGAGGCCAAAGCCGATCATGACCTCGCGGACGACGAGGTGAAGAAGTTCACCGAAAAGTATCCCGCGCAGAACATTCCTGCCGCGGACAAGGAAGAGTACGAGCGCTGGGTCAAGAAGCGTGACGAGGCCCTGCATCGCATCGGCGATGCACGCAGGGCGGTGAAGGACGCCAGGGAAATCTACGACGACGCGGGGGACAAGGCGGCCCGTCATATCAGGAACGTCGTGCACCATGATGCGGTCCGGGATCCGGGCGGTTTCATGAACCTGCTGGCGGACTGGGCGGATATGTTGTCGAACATCTCGGCCGTCCTGTCCGTGCTTGCGGTGATCTGCGCATTCGTCCCACCCCTTCAGTTCCTGGCTCCCGTATTCGCGGCCCTTGCCGTGGTGACCAGCGCGGCTGCGCTCGCCGGTCATGCATACGACATGACGGTGCGTGGCGGGAAGGTCGACTGGATGAAGCTGGGAGCCGATGCGCTGGGAGTGTTCCCCGGACTCGGCGCCCTGAAGGGGATCAAGGCGCTCAAGGGTGTCAAGGGACTGGCGAAGCTCAAGGTGGGAGGCTCCGCCGCACTCCGCGGTGTGGGCGACAACTTCATGAACGGGATCGCCGTCAAGGGCGTCAACTGGGCTCTGGGCAAGGCAGGCCGCAGCGCGATAGAGGGCAGGAAGATCACGGGAGTGATCAAGGGGGCCGGTCTCGGCAGCGCCCTGCACAGGATGCTCAGCGGCGAGAACGGCGAGAGGACCGGTTACCAGGAGCCTGCCGCCAGTACACCCACACCTACGCCGACACCTACGCCGTCGCCTTCGCCCGGTCCCGCTCCGAACGTTTCGCCGAAGCCGTTCAATGCGGCCCTGGCGGCCTAA
- a CDS encoding putative T7SS-secreted protein: MAAGKGRRRPVDWHPLAEKDPIPGDPEDIRDEVRRMKDLASTLRDQAAILRKAADGDALQGKYADKIREKSGELEKRFRETAGRYERVVGDLGSWANELEGFQERADGVLRAAKQADEEHAADVKKKEAEAKKDGKDDDKKASAESDPNSHLVAYHKQLNQVISDRNSRAQHYAENIDKDISDIIKDSGWENFKDWVHEHAETIKTVVEILSWAATIIGVIALLFTPVGWLATLITVTTLSLTALVGVGHTLLALSGDGSWADVAMDVFALATLGFGSVAMKGVKAAATTLKSASRAGRFQRYANLRKLLDKNIMRYGTDSARGAKAVRAKDALRQIGAKETRPGTTRLDRLLSGEAEVASASKFAKSMRAEFDGNPDVVKAADAMDKAARNFRLNYLAATFVDLGDKAGEQFGGDAYGDAKDVLTREVGSRW; the protein is encoded by the coding sequence ATGGCTGCAGGTAAGGGCAGGCGCCGACCGGTCGACTGGCATCCGCTGGCAGAGAAGGACCCGATTCCCGGCGATCCGGAAGACATCCGCGACGAGGTCCGCAGGATGAAGGACCTCGCCTCGACCCTCCGCGACCAGGCTGCGATCCTGCGCAAGGCCGCCGACGGCGACGCGTTGCAGGGCAAGTACGCCGACAAGATCCGCGAGAAGTCCGGCGAGCTCGAAAAGCGCTTCCGCGAGACGGCGGGCCGCTACGAACGTGTGGTCGGCGACCTCGGCAGTTGGGCCAACGAGCTGGAAGGCTTCCAGGAACGGGCCGACGGCGTCCTCCGAGCCGCGAAGCAGGCCGACGAGGAACACGCTGCCGACGTGAAGAAGAAGGAAGCCGAGGCCAAGAAGGACGGCAAGGACGACGACAAGAAGGCGTCGGCGGAGTCCGACCCCAACAGCCACTTGGTGGCGTATCACAAGCAGCTCAACCAGGTCATCTCAGACCGCAACTCCCGCGCCCAGCATTACGCCGAGAACATCGACAAAGATATCTCGGACATCATCAAGGACAGCGGGTGGGAGAATTTCAAGGACTGGGTGCACGAGCATGCGGAAACGATCAAAACCGTCGTTGAAATCCTGAGTTGGGCAGCAACCATTATCGGGGTTATCGCCCTCCTCTTCACGCCAGTCGGATGGCTGGCGACCCTCATCACGGTGACCACTCTCAGCCTCACAGCGCTAGTCGGCGTCGGGCACACGTTGTTGGCCCTCTCCGGTGACGGGAGCTGGGCGGACGTCGCCATGGACGTCTTCGCGCTGGCGACGCTGGGATTCGGCAGCGTCGCGATGAAGGGCGTGAAGGCCGCAGCGACAACGCTCAAGTCGGCCAGTAGGGCGGGACGGTTCCAGCGGTACGCGAATCTGCGCAAGTTGCTCGACAAGAACATCATGCGATACGGCACAGACTCGGCCCGCGGCGCGAAAGCAGTGCGCGCGAAGGATGCGCTGCGCCAGATCGGGGCCAAGGAAACACGGCCCGGGACGACCCGACTGGACCGCCTGCTGAGCGGCGAGGCAGAGGTCGCCAGTGCGAGCAAGTTCGCCAAGAGCATGCGCGCCGAGTTCGATGGGAATCCCGATGTGGTGAAGGCGGCCGACGCAATGGACAAGGCCGCAAGGAATTTCCGATTGAACTACCTGGCAGCCACCTTCGTAGACCTCGGAGACAAGGCTGGAGAACAATTTGGCGGCGACGCGTATGGAGACGCCAAGGATGTTCTCACGCGTGAAGTCGGGAGTCGCTGGTGA
- a CDS encoding WXG100 family type VII secretion target encodes MAKDLDITYQDMREAAKHVVKEKEKLQEKLEGLRKYINNLVQSGYVTKSSSKAFDENFDEFVQGTKTTLDGLDGMGDYLTMAADKFEQIDEELAKQARK; translated from the coding sequence ATGGCCAAGGACCTTGACATCACATATCAGGACATGCGGGAAGCTGCCAAGCATGTCGTGAAGGAGAAGGAAAAGCTCCAGGAGAAGCTCGAGGGCCTCCGCAAGTACATCAACAACCTCGTGCAGTCCGGCTACGTCACGAAGAGCTCGTCCAAGGCGTTCGACGAGAACTTCGACGAGTTCGTGCAGGGCACGAAGACCACGCTGGACGGTCTCGACGGCATGGGTGACTACCTGACCATGGCTGCCGACAAGTTCGAGCAGATCGATGAGGAGCTGGCCAAGCAGGCTCGCAAGTGA